The Pagrus major chromosome 5, Pma_NU_1.0 genomic sequence GAAAAATATGCATTAATCTGGGCTACGAAGAAGCAGATAAAGATACAGCTCGTCTGTATTGTCGGGTCGCCAGTCAAGCACAGCAATGCTCAGCAAACCAGTTACTACTCGTTTTGGCACCGTGGGCAGGTGCCAAGTCCTGCAGGAAAAAGGAAATCACCATCTCcacacttttcctttttcctgcaGGACTAGTAACCGCTGTAATGAAGTAATGAGCGCATACATGCACATACTTTTCAGAAGGTCGACATTCTGTActataaatcctttttttgattggtcttatgtaatattttaatattttacaacactggatTTTCGATTTCCATGAGCTGTAAGCTGTAatcatcaaaatgaaaacaaaagaaggcttgaaatgtttcacttgatgtGAAATGAAACTAGAATATATCAAAGTTTCGCTTTTTGAATTCAATTACGTGACACTAATGACCCTTTCCAtgatatttaaatttttttttagatgcatatgtatattatatttctGATATACATTCATATTCATACCACAGATCTTGAGGGGggcctccagctccagcaggatGGGCTGGCTGAGGAAGATCTCCCTGGACTTCAGGCACAATCCGCGGATCTCGTTCTCCTGCAGCTGCACATTCTTGCCCGGCTTTGCCCCTCTGACTGCGGcgtgaaaacacaaacacaacgtCAGCGACAACAATGGCTGAACGCTGTTCTCGCTACGCTGGATGGACCATTATTTATCtatatgctgtgtgtgtgtgtgtgtgtgtgtgtgtgtgtgtgtgtacacggcGCCGCAGTGGTACAGTGAGagaaatacagtgtgtgtgtgtgtgttgcacccAGCAGCTACATGACATTTTGTGCCCTTCGGCTACAAATACTGTCATTCTCAACCGAGAGACAGATTAAAAGATAACTAACAGTAAAGACATTAAAGCTAATGTCACCAATAATTGTACAATCTGTTGGTAAACATGCGGcacagttagctagttagccgcCTGTGTCCTGCTAGCATCTGTCATATCAACATTTAGCTAAAAAAGCGGTGTTTTATAAGTAAAATACGAGCTTTCCCTTACCTTCTAAAAGCCTTTGGATGATACTGTCTATGTTGAGCTTGTCAACATCAGCCATCGCAGCGTTAGGGGGTGAATAAAAATCGATTCAGTCAAATCTAGGTTTGCGAAAGCTAGCCCGCTAGCTATCTTGGCATTAGCTacctagctaacgttagcttggcTTGATTTTCCGGCTGAGGGGAAAAGATGTTGGGGGCGATTCTTGTTTTAGCTGCTCGATGACACTTTGGACAAACTAATAAGCTACGTACGCATCgcactttacaaaaaaaaaaaaatctacatcCAACGGTGGTTTTTGCTACGAAACAGggacaacaaaaaataaacgTCAGCCGCACTAGCTGCTCGCTAGCGATGGAGTCCccgtctgtttttctttctctgccgCACCTTGTACAGCTGCTTCAAGGAggctgctgccgccgctgcccGCGCCGCTGCTGCCCCCTGCCGGCCTGGATGGAGAATGCGTCTGTGGCGTTCAAGGAAATTACACCTGAAAAACACTTGAGACCAGGGCCGGTTCTAGACAGGCATATATGAGGGGGCAGTCAGAAATGTGAAGGGGGCATCATGTGTACACATCATGCtccagcactttttttttctgtgcttataGTAACAGTGTTTCTTCATTGAATTGGGTTGATAGCTATGTGTCCAACCCCAACCTGGAGAAGTGGATTGCACTTTGTCAGGCCTCTACCTTCAGACCTGTCCAACTTGGGTGTCCCACCTGTACatgcaggagcagctgcagcgctacactttttaaaagctctGAAAAAGGGATGCATTACACAGCATTAACTTTCTCTTTGTGAGCTGCTGGAAGCTGGAGCAGAAAATAAGTAAGCTGGCTTTGTAAAAAACACGCTGTGATTgtatgaaacaaaacagtgcaGAACTACAGCCCGGGGCGGGGCTGTAGttgtcatgtatcatcacagtagcagcgttacagacgttggcagctgtaaacactcataaaaacattataaaaatacatccggtggtttggtgcctacctgtatactgaacatgtaaggagtagttaacgtttataatcatcagaggacggtacagacgttgtttttggttcctgtctgtttcctgaatatattcgcatgtgtgtgtgctgcgcAGCCTGTGAATACACGCacagcagagggacagagatgagagggaagCTGATACTGTATCGTGTATGTCCCTTTTTCGGCGGATTTTTCTGCTACTGCAGATAATTTTGTCAACTTGTAATATATTAATTTTGTGAGTGtattaaaatgtgctttctCAACTTCTAAAATTTTGATTTGAGGGGGCAAGACATTTATTTGAGGGGGCGCTGTGCACATGTGCActacttaacgggcaggatgtagccaatcagagacgGTGGtagcaaggtagtgtgatctaaaatgaCGGcgctacagcagcagcaactgtgtgtattatatatattatacagcccctgttacatagtgatgcacataagttacggaagtaaaggctcgagtccaaaccaggcgtttcaggtagtgcaggagcagtgttttctccctttggcgtggactttttcactttgcagaccttttacacgcacaaaaatgcttcatagcgcaataaaggaaaggcaaaaaccccaaaaagcAGAACATGACCTCTTTAAATGTAATCATGTTACGACCAGTGCCTCGGGGAAACACTggcgcaacatgaaaatgagcacCGACAGCAgcaaagtgttttatttaaaaaacacacatccagcacacaaacagacatgctggCAGTcgggctgagagaggagagacgagAGCCCAGGGGAACCGGGAGGAGCCGGCCCgtaaaaaaaattctggctcGGAGGCTGAAACCAATCAGCTCgctcagacaaacacacactcacacaggtatCGAGTaagagaaacatttaaaaataagtaCAGTTCGATTGAGTTCGATGTTTTACAGTTACAGTGTGTAaaattaataatataacattaaaatacttcaTGCACACAGAAGATTCTCACCTGAAATCAGCACAGAAGCAGTTAAATATTTCATAGTGAGTTGGTGCCATTAAAGCGTGTCACAGGGTAATCATGGAGCAGATTAATTACTGATAGTAGTTGTTAACTTGTTGTAGTGAAAACATGGTTGGCTGCAAGAAGAAAGACGTTAGCACTTAGCAGGTAATTATGCAGCAATTCTGTCAGGGCAGGACAACCGACAGCGATGCAGTAATTATAGGTGTATTAATTTCAGTATTTTGACAGTCGGGTAACTTAAAATCAAAGGATGGAAACACAGACATCCTCAAGTGCAGCTCGCAAGCTTCTTGGCatcactgacagactgacaggagACAAAGTCGCTCACTTCCCGCTCGTACTTGTTTTCAGTGCTGCTGTCAATCTTCAGTTTAATGCGGTTCAGCcaagaaacaacaaaacttaTATTTAGTTGGTTCATTAGAGCTAAAAttcatttctgatctgctgctacgtTATGAAgcatccagacctctgaggtcgtcgGGTCAAAACTCAACACGCtgaagcagcgttcagttattattcGCCACACATCTGCAacaaactgcaggtctgctccgaCTCTCACCTCTTCTTGAAGACCTTCTTGCGTGCCGCTGCCTTTTATTGAAGCAATTTAAAGGCTCTGATCGATATCTTGAGCTGCACTCTAACTTTTCCtggtttaatgttttgtttctcgATGTCCTACTGCTTCTTTTTAAcgtcttttaatgtaattttatgtccatgtaaagcactttgagttgcctcaacacatttttaatttcagaaaatattaaaatgaagtGTCAACTTTACGGAAAACCACTCTAAGTGCAGATATCTTTCACATTTCTTAACTTTAGTCATCCCACTGCTGCACAGCCAGCACTGGACTTAAATTAAAACGACGACATACAGCTAATTAAATATCACTACTGAAGCTTTTTTCTGCTGCAACTATAAGAAGTAAATCCGCACACAAATCTTTCTCCCTGGGGCTAAATGAGAAAGAGTAATTGTTGTTTCTCGCACTGGGATTAGCTCACATCCTCACAGGCCTGCGTCTTTAACCTCCTGACCGCTGGAAATCTCCCACATCATCAAAACTTCATGGTTGTACAAAATAATATCAGTGCTACTGCAGCAACATCAACCATCTCTTCCTTTATTCATTCAGCAAAAACATATCTCAATGCATGTAATATCATTTTAAACACTTTCTGTGGACACGTACATTTTTAATCTCACTAAAACACAGAGATTACACTGAACATGGCGTAAAATAAAAGGCAAACATGAACCTAAAACTTAATcattcagtaaaataaaagctgaaacgGGATTTATTTACTTTAGcttgatatttctgctttagtCCGTGTGATCATGCACAAATCTCGGCACAAGCACGACCTCGTGGTTGGTGGTTTGAGTGTCCAGCGGGCACCTTCAGGGAATAACGAGACTACTCTTGGTCTTTCTCTTCACCGTGTGTGATGATGTGGACCAGGTTCTTGTAGTCCAGATTTCCCGCTACGTCTGGTGGGAATGCCGCAAACATCTGTTCCATCTGTGGGCACGAAATTCAGATTAGTGCGAAGACTATCTTTGATTAAAACTCAACAATGTCATCGTCCGAGGCGCTCTGACCTCTTCAGCGGAGAACCTGTCGGCCTGGGTCGTCAACATCTCTGTTATACTGTAAAGACAAGTGGTGGTCGAGGTTTtaaagttcatttatttgttattttacaacGGTGGAGTGAAGAAGATGAGCTGAGGAGTCACAGTCTGAGgaagagaagctgctctggacacttctgtatctcttgtcCGACAGCAGCAGGGAGGAGACGATGTCGCTGGGGTGGATGGACCCTGTCTGGCGCTCACACCCGGAGAGGGACGCTGTTttcaggagggctgaccgtcattctgacttttcctcattaaacTTTGGTAATTCTCTTCTACATAAGTTGCTAATGAcaataactacaacaacacaatagtggaagggGAATACGACATTGTGgattaaagttttttgcttgAAATCGCGTCACATAGTCATCGTCAGTCAACTACGGCAGCCGCCTGGCCCTCGCTGCCGGGGAtggacgctgtttttcaggcaatAGTATAACGAAGACTCGGTTTTCCACGTTTAAATTCGGTATTTTCCttctcatataagttgccaaagacagaacacagcctgttcaccctgctgctgtccgACAAGCGATACAGAAGTATCACCAATAGCTGAGCAGACTGGACGTCACGTATCCAAACTGCTACTCACAAGTCTTTCTTTAACGTTCCTTTCCCCTCCGGATCGAAGACTTTGAAAGCGTTCAGGATGGTCTCCTCCGGGTCAGCACCTAAAGATGAACAGTGGCAGCTCTGAGTTAATGACGaattaaaacatctttttttccaaGAAATGTCACAGTCATTAACGGTTTTTAATTACGTCAGGctctttacagaaaaaaaacaccctcaCCCTTTAGTTTCTCTCCAAACATGGTGAGGAAGACGGTGAAATTTACCGGTCCTGGTGCCTCCTGCAGCATCTCATCAATCTCTTCTTGCTTGACATTTAAACGGCCTGGAGAAGGATGGTAGATAAGGTGGACCAGGGTTTAGAGGCggcagctaatgattattttcattattgattaatctgactGGTACTTTCTCAATTAATTGGCGAACGGTTCGGTCAGTGAGATGTGAGAAAGACGTGAAACATGCTCCAGACTGAGtgtttacactggttgcactggtgcgcctaactttttcatttagatgCAAATATAATATAGAtcagatttagaaaaaaatcctcacttgaccctcagggcttccgtagggaaatacatgtttttatttaaatcacatgCAACAAGACATTGCTATAATCccagttctttaaaaaaataaccctCTAAATCTCAggtgaataaaaatgttcagtCGCACTTGACATATTTTTTGGGCACGTGTGTTCACCCCGAGCACCTGAGGTGGCTCGTTTTGTCCGAGCAAGTGTACAAAACCAAAGATTTTTAGTCGACATGACATAAGACGAACAGAAGAAATGCTCATGTTTGAGAAACTGGAACGAGCAGACACACAGGCGATCTTACCCAAAGCTGCAAAAGTGTCTCTCAGGTCATTCTTGTCAATGAAACCGTCTCTGTTTTGATCCATTATGGTAAAAGCCTGCAGAAGTGTTATTGTTACATGCTGTGTCTCCAGTAAGAAATTCACCACAGTAGTAAAGTAAGCTGCTGAaaatcaaagagaaagaaaacatttggcAGAG encodes the following:
- the myl2b gene encoding myosin, light chain 2b, regulatory, cardiac, slow isoform X5 is translated as MFEQAQIQEFKEAFTIMDQNRDGFIDKNDLRDTFAALGRLNVKQEEIDEMLQEAPGPVNFTVFLTMFGEKLKGADPEETILNAFKVFDPEGKGTLKKDFITEMLTTQADRFSAEEMEQMFAAFPPDVAGNLDYKNLVHIITHGEEKDQE
- the myl2b gene encoding myosin, light chain 2b, regulatory, cardiac, slow isoform X2, with the translated sequence MLCLSGPLDPHQSAPKKAKKRSDGASSNVFSMFEQAQIQEFKEAFTIMDQNRDGFIDKNDLRDTFAALGRLNVKQEEIDEMLQEAPGPVNFTVFLTMFGEKLKGADPEETILNAFKVFDPEGKGTLKKDFITEMLTTQADRFSAEEMEQMFAAFPPDVAGNLDYKNLVHIITHGEEKDQE
- the myl2b gene encoding myosin, light chain 2b, regulatory, cardiac, slow isoform X3, producing the protein MAPKKAKKRSDGASSNVFSMFEQAQIQEFKEAFTIMDQNRDGFIDKNDLRDTFAALGRLNVKQEEIDEMLQEAPGPVNFTVFLTMFGEKLKGADPEETILNAFKVFDPEGKGTLKKDFITEMLTTQADRFSAEEMEQMFAAFPPDVAGNLDYKNLVHIITHGEEKDQE
- the myl2b gene encoding myosin, light chain 2b, regulatory, cardiac, slow isoform X4; this translates as MIELNKGRRRDQFLITINANAASSPATASTRKQDGARRTEASRRTAAGIRREKGRLNVKQEEIDEMLQEAPGPVNFTVFLTMFGEKLKGADPEETILNAFKVFDPEGKGTLKKDFITEMLTTQADRFSAEEMEQMFAAFPPDVAGNLDYKNLVHIITHGEEKDQE
- the myl2b gene encoding myosin, light chain 2b, regulatory, cardiac, slow isoform X1, translating into MPDGNTAFWFQQDGSVETQAPKKAKKRSDGASSNVFSMFEQAQIQEFKEAFTIMDQNRDGFIDKNDLRDTFAALGRLNVKQEEIDEMLQEAPGPVNFTVFLTMFGEKLKGADPEETILNAFKVFDPEGKGTLKKDFITEMLTTQADRFSAEEMEQMFAAFPPDVAGNLDYKNLVHIITHGEEKDQE